From a single Porites lutea chromosome 10, jaPorLute2.1, whole genome shotgun sequence genomic region:
- the LOC140949653 gene encoding uncharacterized protein codes for MSADDDSSHSCFLKITTTTFITCIGKEALEIHNGLPFRSEEEKSDITKVLELWETHCIGKTNIIYERYKFNNRSQEQTESIDTCVTTLRALAETCEFGTLKDHLIRDRIACGVRENAVRRKLLQESGLTLSKCVDICRAAEATSAQLKQMAPSQHSSEVDLVAKAEPKKSNSRKENKKYPKDQLVEECKFCGRRHERNRTKCPVYGQICTSCGKPNHFAVKCGKKSSDSKKPSQKSKHRKVHQLAGSDDACYSSEEKNFVSVLSKRCYYCGNVGIQE; via the exons atgaGTGCAGATGATGACAGCTCGCATTCTT GCTTTCTTAAGATAACGACAACAACGTTTATCACCTGCATTGGTAAAGAAGCCCTCGAAATCCATAATGGTCTACCTTTTAGAAGTGAAGAGGAGAAATCCGACATAACCAAGGTCCTGGAATTGTGGGAGACGCATTGCATTGGCAAAACCAATATAATTTACGAGAGATACAAATTCAATAACCGTTCTCAAGAACAAACAGAATCCATCGATACGTGCGTGACCACTTTGCGAGCTCTCGCCGAAACTTGCGAATTTGGAACCTTGAAAGACCATCTTATCCGCGACAGAATTGCGTgtggagtccgagaaaatgctgtTAGGAGGAAATTACTGCAAGAATCTGGTCTTACTCTGTCAAAATGTGTGGATATCTGCCGAGCCGCGGAAGCTACGTCGGCACAGCTCAAACAAATGGCACCGAGCCAACACTCGAGTGAGGTTGATTTGGTCGCGAAGGCAGAGCCTAAAAAGTCAAATTCACGCaaggaaaataagaaatatCCTAAAGATCAGCTCGTCGAGGAATGCAAGTTTTGTGGCCGTCGGCATGAGCGTAATAGAACGAAATGTCCCGTGTATGGTCAAATTTGTACCTCCTGCGGAAAACCTAATCACTTCGCGGTAAAATGTGGAAAGAAATCCAGTGATTCCAAGAAGCCTTCTCAGAAATCCAAGCATAGAAAGGTCCATCAGCTTGCCGGCAGCGATGACGCATGTTACTcgtctgaagaaaaaaattttgtctcTGTCCTCTCAAAACGCTGTTACTACTGTGGAAATGTCGGAATTCAAGAGTAA